The window AGAGAAATAGAGTGAGCATTACACCTAGAAGAGGCTACTTGTGAACAGGTTATTGCACTTTGTTTGGTGAACATAGACACAACATAGTTGCAGAGATATTGCATTTGAAAGTATGTAATTCACATTTGAATATGAACAAATAGGTTTCAAAGAAGCTTGGACCATTTTGGATTTCAATCCTTTAAACTTTTCTTTGTCTCATTGAAGAACTTTCCTCTGGTCCATTACTTTCTCCTTGAGTCCTGATgaggaaacaaaacattcaCATCATAAAAAcctacaaatatatacataacactttaaaaatatactttttaaatacacCACTCCCAAAGTACTCACAGTGTATTTGTTTGGTCTGTAGTCCCATTCTCCCCTGGGAATATAGCagattattgaaatgtaaaatacaaccTACAATACACATAAAGGTAAAGAGGAGTATCTGTTAGTGTCTGAATACCTGCTGCGCTGTTCTTCTTGGACTGGCTTTTCTCGTAGAGCAGAATGATGGCGACTAAGACGATCACCTCGATCACGATGGCGATGAAGGGCTTCAGAGGCTCATGGAAGTTGATGACCTTCAGCAGTGAcagtatacaaataaaaatatacttgtttacaagaaaaagtctacatttcttcctaaaataaagtatttccaGCCAAATGAACTTAAACTATACAAAGTAAAAGACCTATTCTACATTATTTGATTTTTAGTTTTAACTTCTTAATATAGTGAGATAATTTACGTTATAATTGCAAACACAGGTTCAAGCTCCTTCCCAAAAGTAACAGGATAAATTTGAGCTGTagtgaaatgtttaaaaacatctttgatctttttgttgaaatgttggAAAGTCTTTGGTTCTCAAACTGTTGTTAAAGTAAAACCTGCTGAGAAGAGGAAATGTGGACATTTGTCTCAACGTTTATGGCTTCTGACCAAAAACCAGTAGTTGGGCAATTTCATGTCTGGATTAAAGAAACAATTATTccatctgaaatgtaatggagtagaagtataaatcACCCTAAATTAAAAATACTCAAAAGCACAGTgtttgagtaaatgcacttatcTGACCTTCAGCTTTACGTGGCTCATGCTGGTGCTGATGGCGTACACTGCGCCGCAGTAATACAAGCCTCCGTCGGCCTCCACCAGGCTGTGCACCACTAATTTGGTATTCCTTTCTTCGCTTTTGATTTCATACCGAAGAGGCTCTTGAGCTGTGGAAATCTGCTCCTGGAACgatataaaatgtgaaatgggTCAGGGACCCTGACTCAGGGtccataaatatattttttaccaaaTTCCCAATCTTcaactgtgaaaaacaaagataaagcaGCTAAAGCCAGTGCCTTTTTTTGTGACTGAATATACTTTAAACCAAATTAATATTCTGAATTTTATTACAGCTTGCATTGataaacagctgtttttaattTGCCTGATTAGAGAGGTCTTGACATCAGTTGAAGAAGAGGTCTAGTCAGCCAAttaagtgaaaacacctgtgtgtaCAACATGACTGTTTAAGGCTGTACCGTGCAGATGGGATTATTCCACctttattcaaaaacaaaaatgtacgGTAAAAGGTGTCAATTCAAATGTCACCATTGGCATGACCTCATTTGAAGCAACAGCTCTGTGCAGCTCACCCACCTTGTCTGTACCATTTGCTCTGTACCAGTTCCAGGTGCTGGGCTGTGGTTTGGTGTCCTCCATTTTGCATGTGATCACCACAGAGTCCCCCACATAGCTGACTATCGGCTTGTCTCGCACCTCTCCGATCTGTGGAGCTGGGGGCCAACAAGGGGAAAGAGAATAGTAAAAACACAGCTTTTCGTACCATTCAAACAGAGTTAGTCAGAGTAGTTATGGATATGTATTATGAATAAACAGCAGGGACTAGCTGAAATGTGATTAGTATCACTAAGTAATGTGATCTGTACCTGCCAAAACAAAGTCTATTTTGGCTTTACTTCCAAACTCGCATGTGTAACTTCCAAGGTTTTCTTCATTGACTATGCTGAACCtgtaagcaaaaataaatacaaaccataTTAGGTTAAATTTAGGACAATTTTAAATTTTTAAGTGTAGGTTATATTAGATTTTTATAAAAACCTGACTATTATGCAAAACGTGTTAATATGgtttataatttaaatgtgaGTAATAGTGCACTGTTTTACTTTCaggaaaattaaataaagtattttgttcTATTGAAATACCAGAAAACAGCAAAAGATGGAgattaaaatttaaaaaaaggtcaatgtATCTATAGCTGCTGcacattaaaacataaacaatttatttgttatatttagaTCAACTCTAACAATATATGCATATTATCTACAATTTTTGCAAATTATGATGTAAAAAGGCATAAACGTGAGTAGATTGAGGCATATACCTATCAAAAGAGACAGATTAGTTTTAGTTAgtagttttttgggggggaaaaagtTACAATTACTTCATCTAAAAGATGAAATAGTGAAGTACTTACACTCGTTTGAGATTATACTGATCGTTCTCCAACAGCACTGTTTGACTGCTGTTCTGTACCTCCTCCCCATTTTTCCTCCAGAGCCCCGTTATGTTTGGCAGTTTGTCCTGATTACCTGTCCAGGTACACTCCAGTGCCAGATTCACAGGGTTCAACAGTTCAACTTTCTCTGTGTGGCTCTCACCTGCGTGGAGACAAGCACATGTACAATAGAAATTCATAACATTCAcaataaagtaaagaaaaacacttatCCCTGCCATCATAgtagaatacaatttaaaagacCTTTAAGAACAACGCTCCTGACATCAGTTGGCAGTTGATCGATAGGAATCAGTGGCGGGGGCGTTGGGCCAGGTGTCTCTgtcaggaaaataaacaattatataaacacacaaactgaacaTCTATAACCAGCTGTACTGgctttatattattaaaataaaagttgtctTTAGGGAATTACTTGGTGCTTGTTAACTATGTGTTTTGTTAGCCACACCCCCATGTGTGTTACATCACTAGAAAGCCCAGGAGGGTTTTTCATCACAGAACACtaggacaaaaaaaataattcttGCATGATGTTTGAGATAAAGCCGTCAGTGTGATGACCCCCATGGAGGACAGAAATGAATTACTGGGTCTTTAGACAACTTTACAAGAGGTCTCCCCTACAGAGTGCTGGTTGTTAGGTGTTTATTTGGATAAATCGATCTATAGTTATATAAAACATTCTTGAGGCCTGTGGAAATGAACCTATCACAATGAATCCATTTAAactgattattttctattttttaaagttatttatttgaaagtatcAAAGATATactataaaaagacaaaaactacACTTGAGACATTACATTAAAGAAAACTGGGACCAACCAAATGCAAACGTATGTGGAGTTTAACACATAATGCAATCAATTCAATCTTCAGTAAATAATCCCTGTGATATCCCTGATCAAAGctatataaaaacaatatttcaattattttgtaattcttaaataattaattgtttttgctttttattatgGACCTTTGATTAATTCTGTCTCAGACTATCATATTAAGAAATTAAGACATTGACTATCAGGAACATAATATGGTAGAGACAGTGGTACATGATATTGTGGAAAATCTGTGACGTCTTCTTCTACTCTTCACAAGGTTACAGACCATTTAGAGGggagaagaaaaagcagaacGTTTTAACACAACGCCACACATTCAATAATAAACCCAAATGGTCATTTACTTGTATTGATGTGTCTGCAGGAGACGAGAAGCAGGAGGATCTGAAAAAAGAGCTGCTTCCAGGAGGCTGACATGATTATTATCCGACTTTGCTCTCTCTGCAGGCAGGTTTGTCCCTCGTGCTCTcgcctctctctgcctgctgCATCGCCTCAGAACcacttcccctcctcctcctcctcctcttcctccctgtaCAAGTGACGCAGTCATGGTATCAGCCTGCAGCTTGTGGGAGGCAACTCCATCCATTATTTAATCAGAAAGGGTTCATGTCTAAACTCTGTGTTGCAGTGAACTGTTCTGTGAGGGAATGCATGCACAGACAAAACATGTGGCAGTAAATCATCCTCTGCTTCGGAGCTAAATGTGGGGATAAAAAGGGTTCTGTTATTATGTTGTAGCTTTCTCCAAGGTGCCCTATAGAGAGAGGACATGACCTGCCAGCCCTCATGAAAACAGCCAGGAGTGGAAACACCAACTACTGCTACTGCAGTGGATTTGTCTTTGTTATACATTTTGCGCACTCTGAAAGTTGCATTTTTAGGTAGATTTAAGTAATCTATGTTATTAAAGAGGATCcaaaagtacacacattttCTTGATCAAatttcagcaaaaataaatatctcatATTTAATAGTTCTTTCAAACTCATTGCCAATATAACATTTAACAGTCATTGTTGCATTTTGGTCTGGTTTACATATTCTATGccctgattttttaaatattgatcaCCAGGGTTTTTTATTCTTAGtcattttttaagcattttctGGTCACTTAATTAGGATTATTACATTAGTATCTTCttatctgatttatttaagTAATTATATATTAACACTATATAGGTGAACATGAATTTCTGAAATATCAGTTTTAAAAACTAGttaaaaaagtgtgaaataaacCCAAGCACATAGTTCTCATTACACCTCACAAACTCCCCCAGGTATCTGTTACCAACTTTCCCTAGGCTAGTTTTGCTTATATGGTTTTTGTGCCATTCTTTCTACATTAGTACATATCATCACTAGTTTCTGTTCCATGTTTACAGATATTCATCAATTTCCTGTTCATCTTTTAcctaaaactttaaataaacttGATTTGTGTAAGTTTATGATTACTGTGTAAAGCAGGTTTTTGCTCGTTCTGTATTCTGCAGGGTTTggttgtctctgtctctttctgtcactTTTTGGGACACCCTTGCAAAGACAAGACTCAGGGTTTCTTATGTAGAGACGATCCAATCTGAAAGTAGCAACATGAACTTGGATAATGAAACGAATAGTGCTTTAAATCCCAGCAGAAAAGTTAGTGAGTGGAACTATTTTGGGAAGTTTGGCAGTTCACCGAAGAGCAAACGGTGACTAAACGCCAATATAAGAGGAGTTGTTGACATTAGGTGCAGCAGGCAAGTCCAGAGGGGAGTACTAGACACAGCTGGTGGAGCAGAACCTAGTCCTAATAGAGAAGCCTTGTTTGGCCATACTGAGGAATAAAAAAGCTGAACAATAATTTTGCTTTTTGGAAAATGGGTGGAAGATTTCAATCAGATTTTATGTCAGACCTGTTTTTTTAGGgttaagtttattttattaaaaaatgtctgcTGATGGTCTTGGATTTTCATTCTATGCGTACAGCAAAGGTATCTCCTTCAGCCTAATTTTCATCTGACTGGAccattcaaaagaaaaatacttacATGAACAAATGTTTACAACGTTGTTCTTGATGTGAAGACAGGCACGGGCTTGTGTTCATATTACTCCACCTAAATCATACAGCCCTGTATTATAATATCATTTTAGTTCTCATTTggctcattttttaaaactaacaTTGTTTAAGACCTACAATTCTAGCTTTGTAGAAAATATGTCTGATCTTGACAACCACCATCCATTATCTTTGCTTTTCTCCTGTCAACTATTGGTAAATTGACATCTCTACCACACATAACGGCAGCAATTATTACTCagatatacatataaaaaacgaaaacatagaacattacatttaaaaaaaaaataatgcctTAAGTCACATCTAAACAGAATGAGCAGCAGTTTTCCAGGTACGATGTTTGAAGCCATTTCACTGCTGCTGAAGATGCAGGCTGTTGATGAACATGGTCTGCAGCTCGTTGATGTCGTCTGTTGCCTCTATGGGGATCCTGTGTTGGCCTGGTGAGATTAAAAGTCCGGCAGAAGGTTCGTAAGGCTGGCTCAGGTTGTCATAGTAGGAATCCCCACAGCCCCCCACTGCACCCTGAAAGCGCTCGTGGACGTCAGGGTAGTGGTGTTGTGGTGACAGGCGGCTGAAGTCCTGGGCCTGGTGCATCCCATATTGGAGGTGCAGGTGGTGTTCGGGCCCGGGGCTGTGGCAGGGGCTGTGGGACGGGCTGTGGGGAATCAAGCAGGTCTGCAGGCAGCTGTTCCGCCGCATGGCCCGGTTCAGGTCCAGTCGGGCGATCAGCGGCTTGCCAATGTTTATGCTTTTGGTCCAGTGGACGGATTCATCATCCATGGCGGTGAAGGTTCCCTGAAGGCACACGGTGAAGACCAGCTCCTCCTGTTGCATTTTGGGTAAGAGGAGGAAAAGttttgagaaacaaaaaaggatttatttgaatttttatGGCCCAGAATCGCTTTCTTTTAAGGCTAAATGTAACAAGAAGCTTTCTCTAATGAACACATGATCACAGAATCATAGATATTTTCTGTCCAGTGATATATCAATATACACTTTTTGTGATTCAATTAAGTAGGGTATGATACTTGATATAGAATTCATATCGTGGTCACACCTGGTGAGATATTTTCTTTCTAATGAGTTtcatttcttaatgtttttcttaattctCTGAccatgtctgtctttctgtcagaCTAAAATATCTctaaactatttaaaatgtaaatggcaTTTGGTACATGTATTCATGGTGACCTAAGGATGAGGAACCATGCGCTCTAATGGATTAACACAACATGTGTTAAAGACAGGATATGACACTTTGGTCttcaaacaggaaacaacatttACTATAACcctataaacataaacaaactttAGAGACTaacacattcaataaaaaaCTCTAAATAGGTGCTTCTTATAAAGAGGTTGTCATGTTCGGTTTTACCCTGAGTTTCTGCAGAGAGCTGACTCTGGTGTAGAGGCAGTGCTGGGGCAGGTTGCTAGACAGAAGGTAGATCCCCGTCTCCTCTGGAGTCTCTCTGTTCATCTCCTTAGGATCCACATCAAGGTCCTGCAGTGAGGAATGCATGCAGATGGCAGAGTACAATATGAACACACTTTATGTATACTTACAGTATATGTGCATGcaatgcttttctttctttatggcCAGTGTTCATGACAACATACTGACCCGGGAGAAGTCCGTGACGTGAGCCTGGCAGGACGACATGTCCTCGGGCTTCTTAACGATGTGAGTGTAAATGACGAGCACGTTGGAGAACTCTGCAGCGAAGCCCAGCTTGATCTGA of the Eleginops maclovinus isolate JMC-PN-2008 ecotype Puerto Natales chromosome 12, JC_Emac_rtc_rv5, whole genome shotgun sequence genome contains:
- the emb gene encoding embigin; amino-acid sequence: MSASWKQLFFQILLLLVSCRHINTKTPGPTPPPLIPIDQLPTDVRSVVLKGESHTEKVELLNPVNLALECTWTGNQDKLPNITGLWRKNGEEVQNSSQTVLLENDQYNLKRVFSIVNEENLGSYTCEFGSKAKIDFVLAAPQIGEVRDKPIVSYVGDSVVITCKMEDTKPQPSTWNWYRANGTDKEQISTAQEPLRYEIKSEERNTKLVVHSLVEADGGLYYCGAVYAISTSMSHVKLKVINFHEPLKPFIAIVIEVIVLVAIILLYEKSQSKKNSAAGENGTTDQTNTLTQGESNGPEESSSMRQRKV